A single genomic interval of Legionella israelensis harbors:
- a CDS encoding IS5 family transposase — translation MLTDDEWNKIKDCLPGKSGDPGRRGTDNRLFIEGIMWMARNGAKWRSLPKEYGKWSTVHKRFMRWSKKGIWQMIFNTLAVDADTEWLMIDSTIICAHQHAAGAKGGKKNRR, via the coding sequence ATGCTTACAGATGATGAATGGAACAAGATTAAAGATTGCTTACCAGGGAAATCAGGGGATCCTGGTCGGAGAGGAACAGATAATCGGCTTTTTATAGAAGGCATAATGTGGATGGCTCGGAATGGTGCCAAATGGAGGTCATTGCCCAAAGAGTATGGTAAGTGGTCTACAGTCCATAAACGATTTATGCGTTGGTCCAAGAAAGGAATCTGGCAAATGATATTTAATACATTGGCGGTCGACGCTGATACGGAGTGGCTGATGATAGACTCAACGATCATTTGTGCCCATCAACATGCTGCCGGAGCAAAAGGGGGCAAGAAAAACAGGCGTTAG